The Polaribacter sp. MED152 region TTATAGGTATTTGCTAGTAGGTGACCACCTTCTGGTAAGATTTGAAAATCGTAAAAATTCTCTTTTTCAACAATTTCAGGCTTGTTTTCTGAGTTTTTTAAAATGATAATCTTCTGTGAAAATGATTGGTCTTCCTTAAAGTTTTTCATCCATTTTGTAGATGCTCTAATGTAGTATGCTTTTTCTGTAAAGGTGGAGTCAATTTTGATATTACCTTTTCCTAAGCCATCTTTAATTCTTATTAAATGTTGATCTTTTAAACCACCACTTTCATCATATAATGAAACATATAAATTAGAAGTTTCTGGATGTAACTTTTCTGTATTTTGTTCTTGAATGTAGGCTTGAAACCAAAGATTTTCACCTGTTAAAAAAGTGGTTTTGTTTAAATGTAGGTGAACATTTTCTCTGGTTTTTTTAAAGTACTCTCCATATTTTATTTCAGGATTTTCTTTTTGACTAAAAATTATACTTGTGATAAATAGAAAAGTAAGGGGTATTAATGTAATCTTTTTCATAACAATTATTTTGCAAAATATTAACAAGGTTTATGCCAAAGTGTTAATTTTTACAAAAAAATGCAATGAATAATTGAATAAAGTTAGGGTTATATTCATAAAAAAAAGTTCGATAGAAAGAGATCTATCGAACTTTTAATAAGTATAAAACAAGTTAAGTTACAGATTAAAACTTGCTTTTTAAATTTACATCATTCCTGGCATTCCACCACCCATTGGAGGCATTCCACCACCTGCAGGTGCATCTTCTTTAATATCAACTAAAGCACATTCAGTAGTTAAAATCATACCAGCTACAGAAGCAGCATTTTCTAAAGCAACTCTAGTTACCTTTTTAGGATCGATTATGCCAGCTTCTAACATATCTACATATGTTTCGGTTTTAGCATCGTAACCAAAATCTTTTTTACCTTCTAAAACTTTGTTAATTACAACTGAACCTTCACCACCAGCGTTTTCTACTATTGTTCTTAAAGGCGCTTCAATTGCTTTGTTAACAATTTGTACACCTGTAGTCTCATCTAAATTATCTGTAGTTAAAGCTTCTAAAACTTTTTTAGCTCTTACTAAAGCAACTCCACCACCAGCAACAATACCTTCTTCTACAGCAGCTCTAGTTGCATGTAAAGCATCATCAACTCTATCTTTCTTTTCTTTCATTTCTACTTCAGAAGCAGCACCAACATATAAAACAGCAACACCACCAGCTAACTTAGCCAAACGTTCTTGAAGTTTTTCTTTATCATAATCAGAAGTGGTAGTTTCTATTTGCGCTTTAATTTGGTTTACTCTTGCTTTAATAGCTTCTGCATCTCCAGAACCATTTACAATTGTAGTATTGTCTTTATCAATTGTAATACCTTCTGCAGTACCTAATAAATCTAAAGTTGCATTTTCTAGTGAGAAACCTCTTTCTTCAGAAATTACAGTACCACCAGTTAAAATTGCAATATCTTCTAACATTGCCTTTCTTCTGTCTCCAAATCCAGGTGCTTTTACAGCAGCAATTTTTAAACCTCCTCTTAATTTATTAACTACTAAAGTAGCTAATGCTTGGCCATCTACATCTTCTGCAATAATTAATAAAGGTCTACCAGATTGAGAAACTGGTTCTAATATTGGTAAAATTTCTTGTAAGTTAGAAATCTTCTTATCGAATAATAGTACGTAAGGATTTTCTAAATCTGCGATCATTTTGTCTGCATCAGTAACAAAGTAAGGAGATAAATATCCTCTATCAAACTGCATACCTTCCACAACATCTACATAAGTATCTGTACCTTTTGCTTCTTCTACAGTAATTACACCCTCTTTACCAACTTTATCAAAAGCTTTCGCAATTAAATCTCCAATAACAGAATCGTTATTTGCAGAAATAGATGCTACTTGTTGAATTTTATCTGATGAATTACCAACTTTTTGAGTTTGTTTCTCTAAGTCTGAAACAATTGCTTCTACAGCTTTGTCAATTCCTCTTTTTAGATCCATTGGATTTGCACCTGCAGCAACATTTTTTAATCCTTCTTTTACAATTGCTTGTGCTAAAACAGTAGCAGTTGTTGTACCATCACCAGCTAAATCGTTGGTTTTAGAGGCAACTTCTTTTACCATTTGAGCTCCCATGTTTTCAAGCTCGTTTTCTAATTCTACTTCTTTTGCAACAGAAACACCATCTTTAGTTACAGTTGGTGCACCAAATGCTTTAGAGATAATTACGTTTCTACCTTTAGGTCCTAAAGTTACTTTTACTGCATTTGCTAATGCATCAACTCCACGTTTTAAACCATCTCTTGCTTCAATATCAAATTTAATATCTTTTGCCATTTTGTTTTTATTTTTTTGCTTTTAGCTGTGAGCTCTTGGCTTTTGGCTAAAATAATTTTCATTAATTTTTTATTGTTTTTGCTAAAGGCAAATAGCCCAAAGCAAATAGCTTTATTATATAATTGCTAGAATATCAGATTCACGCATCATTAAATAATCTTTACCTTCTAATTTTAAGTCAGTTCCACCATATTTACCATATAAAACAGTGTCACCCACTTTTACAGTTAAAGGCTCATCAACTTTACCATTACCAACTGCAACTACAGTTCCTTTTTGTGGTTTTTCTTTTGCATTATCTGGAATAATTAAGCCAGATGCTGTTTTTGTTTCTGCTGGTGCAGGTTCTACAAGAACTCTGTCTGCTAAAGGTTTAATGTTTAATCCCATTGTTTTATAAATTTTGATTAATAAAATTATTTTTTATGCTACTATTTAGTCAGAAATTATGCCATCGCTTAAAAACTGACAATTTTTCTTTGATTGATTTTTAATCGTAAAATTGAAGCAAAAAAAAATGCCAACGTGTCATTTTCGTTGGCATTTTAAATTGTTTAAGATGGTATTTAGTTAATACTATCGTTTGATGATGGTAATGTGTTTTCTACAGGTGCTGTAGTTTCAACACCATCTAAGGTGTTGTTTAAGTTTACATCATTTTCTCCACCTCTAGGAATGGCTACATTTGATAATAAAATTAATGCAAACATTGCTATAGCTAACGTCCAAGTTGTTCTGTCTAAGAAATTGTTCGTGTTTTGCACACCTCCTAAAGATTGTGCACCTCCACCACCAAATGAAGAAGATAATCCTCCTCCTTTAGGATTTTGAACCATTACTATTAATACTAAAGCTACTGCTACAATTAAGATTAATATGATAAAAGCTGTATAACTCATTATTTATGTTTTTGTAAAATTTGTATTCTTTTAATTTGGTCTGCAAAGAAACCACTTTTTTCTGGATATTTCAAACTTAAAATTCGATAGGCCTGAATTGCATTTTCGTACTTCTTTTGATCTAAATAAACCTTGGCTAAAGTTTCTGTCATTAACATAGAATCTTGTTGGTTCTCGGCTATAGAAATGTTTACATTTTTATCTTTGGCTAAAGGTTCTATTTTAGGATTGCTTTGTATAAATTTTTCTATAATTTCTTCTTTCTTTGCAACTTTTTCATTCTTTTTTTCAATCCTAATAATTGGTTTTTTAGAAGATAATTGCAACCATTGATTAAAGGAGTAATTTTCTGAATTGGTAAATGCAATGGGTTTACCAACCTCTAAATCTTTTTCAGTTTGTGAAACCACATCTTTTGATGGCTCACTAGTTTTAGATTCAGAAATTTTAGGTTCTTTTGTTTGTTGATCATTAACAGAATCTATTTCAACTTCAATGTTTTTATGGAAATCTGTAGAAGTAATGTATTCAAAAAGTATGGCTCTATCTCTTGTTACAGAGGCTGTATTTTTTAATTCTTTATTGTATTTGAAACTGTTAGCTTGTTTTAATTTGTTTAAATAAAGAACTCTTGCTGCTTGAAAGTATGGGTAGTTATCTACTATAGACTTTAAATCAGAAGTATTTAAATTTTCCAATTCTTGTCTATTGTTCAATGCTTTTATGAATGATGATGTTTTCAAATTTATAGGCATTACCATTTTGCTACAGAAGCATTAAATATGTCTTGAATTATTCTTTCTAAAATTTCATCTAGAGCAGTTTCTAGAACACTTCCTGAAAGTTGAGCATTTGCATCGAAATCGGAGTAGAAAGAAAATGTTTTTTCAAAATCATCTTTTTCTTCTAATTTATTTACGAAACGAACATTTACTGAAACCGTTAGTCTGTTTTGGGCAGCAGTTTGATTAGATGTTCCACTCATAGGTGTAATTCTATATCCTGTGATTTCTCCACTAAAATATAAATCACCATTAGAATTCGTAAGGGTTAAATTAGTTTGACGTGTAAATAGGTCTTGTAGATCATTGGTAAAACGTTGTGTTAAAACAGGTTCTACTAATGGTGCTTGATTCGGAAAAAAATCAATTTGAATGGTTTTTGCATCACCTGTGTTACCACCTGTAAATGAATAAGGCCCACAACCTATAAAAGTGATTACTATAAACGCGGATAAGATAAATTTCTTCATGTTGTAATATTATAAATCGTACTGCTTAATTTTTCGGTATAAGGTTCTTTCAGAAATCCCTAACTCTTTAGCTGCCAATTTACGTTTGTTGTTATTTTTTTCTAGAGATTTTTTAATCATCTCTATTTCCTTGTCTTGTAAAGATAAAGATTCGTCTTCCTCAATAGTCTCAATAAAATCATAATCTTTTTCAGAAGGCGTGTTTTGAGGCACATTTAAAACTTCAATATCTAATTCTTCTAAATCTTTATTATTATAAATTTTTTCTAACAATCTATGGTTTTCTTCTTGTACTTCTTCTACATTACCATTCTTCATTAAATCAAGCGTTAACTTCTTTAAATCGTTGATGTCATTACGCATGTCAAAAAGAATTTTGTACATAATATCACGTTCAGTAGAAAAATCATTTTCTTTTTTACCACCTACAATCGCTGGTAAATTACCTGAATTATTTGGTAAATATTGTTGTAATTTTTGACCACTAATACTTCTTTCTTCTTCTATAACAGAAATTTGTTCTGCAAGGTTTTTTAACTGACGAATATTACCTGGAAATCTATAATTCAATAGTACATTTACAGCACTTTCATCTAATCGAATGGAAGGCATTCTGTATTTTTGAGCAAAATCTGCAGCAAATTTTCGAAATAATAAATGGATGTCTTCGTTTCTTTCTCTTAATGGAGGTAAATTGATTTCTACAGTACTAAGTCTGTAGTACAAATCTTCTCTAAATTTTTCTTTTTCAATCGCAGATTGCATATTAACATTGGTAGCAGCTACAATTCTAACATTTGTTTTTAAGACTTTAGAAGACCCTACTTTTATGAATTCACCATTTTCTAAAACACGTAATAAACGTACTTGGGTGGTTAAAGGTAATTCACCAACTTCGTCTAAAAAAATAGTACCACCATCTGCAACTTCAAAATATCCTTTTCTATCTTGTGTTGCCCCTGTAAAAGCTCCTTTTTCATGACCAAAAAGTTCACTATCAATAGTTCCTTCTGGAATTGCGCCACAGTTTACTGCAATATACTTGGCGTGTTTTCTGTGTGATAAAGAATGAATAATTTTCGGAACACTCTCTTTACCAACACCACTTTCTCCAGTTACTAGCACAGAAATATCAGTAGGTGCAACTCTAAGTGCTTTTTCTAAAGCCCTATTAAGTTGAACATCATTACCAATAATTCCAAAGCGTTGTTTTAAAGCTTGTAAGTTTTCCATTTTCTTTTCTTAGAATCGATAAAAAAGAATTGAGAGAAAAGTAGATACTTTAACTCTTGCTTCTCTTTTCTAAAAATTAATTATTATCTGAGTATCCAACTGCAGTACCTTTTAAGGTTGCAGAAGTACAATCTTCTACTTTAACGTTTACAAAATCACCTAATTTATAGTGCTCTTTAGGAAACACAATCACTGTGTTTTGTGTATTTCTTCCTTTCCATTCATTAGGATTTTTCTTGGATGTACCTTCAATTAAAACTTCTTCAACTTTGCCCAAATGTTGTTGAGTTCTGTATAAAGCATGTTTTTGCTGTAAATCGATGACCTCTGTCAATCTTCTTTTTTTAACAGCTTCTGGTACATCATCTTCCATTTTTTTACCAGCTAAAGTTCCTGGTCTTTCAGAGTAGGCAAACATAAATCCAAAATCATACTTCACATACTCCATTAAATCTAAGGTATCTTGATGATCTTGCTCTGTTTCTCCACAAAAACCAACAATCATATCTTGAGATAATGCCATTTCTGGAACTATTTTAAAAATATTATCAACCAATTCCATATACTCTTCACGTGTATGTTGTCTATTCATGGCTTTTAACATAGCATTACTTCCACTTTGTACAGGCAAGTGAATGTATTTACAAATATTTCTATGTTTGGCCATTACATGAATTACATCTAAACTCATATCTTGAGGATTAGAAGTAGAAAAACGAAAACGTGTTTTTGGAAATTGAGTGGCACACATATCTAATAACTGAGCAAAATCAACAGCAGTTGCCTGAGCCATTTCAGAAGCTTTTTTGAAATCCTTTTTTAAGCCTCCTCCATACCACAAGAAGCTATCTACATTTTGACCTAAAAGTGTAATTTCTTTATAGTTTTTATCAACCATTTGTTGTATTTCCTCTAAAATACTTTTAGGATCTCTACTACGCTCTCGTCCACGAGTAAAAGGAACAACACAAAAAGTACACATATTGTCACAACCTCTCGTAATCGAAACGAATGCAGATACTCCATTAGAATTTAAACGAACAGGAGAAATATCTCCATAGGTTTCTTCTTTAGATAAAATTACGTTTACAGCATCTCTACCTTCATAAACTTCTTCTAATAAGTTTGGCAAATCTTTATAAGCATCTGGCCCAACGACTAGGTCAACAATTTTTTCTTCTTCTAAGAATTTTTCTTTCAAACGTTCAGCCATACAACCTAAAACGCCAACTTTCATTTTTTTGTTAACCTGTTTTACTGCATTGTATTTTTGCAATCTTCTACGAACTGTAGTTTCAGCTTTTTCACGAATAGAACATGTGTTTACCAAAACTAAATCTGCCTCTTCTAAAATTTGAGTAGTGTTGTAGCCTTCTTTGTCTAAAATTGCTGCTACAATTTCACTATCATTCATATTCATTTGACAGCCATAGCTTTCTATGAATAATTTTTTAGTATTCTCTTTCTTATTTTCTGTAACAAGGGCTTTTCCTTGTATTTTTTCGTCAATAATTTTCTCTACTTGTTGCATCTTTCAATTTGTAATTTGAAGGTGGGCAAAGATACAACCAATTTTATATTTTTATGACAAATTGGCAGAAAATTAATGTTGTTTTTCTGTTAATAATTGATCTAATATTCGTGAAAAAATTTTTTTTAATAAAAAACTAACTACTTTTGCACTTTAAAATAGCCCTTGTTTAATGGGTTTTGAGTGATAAATGAGAGATATATGGCAAAGAATTTAGTAATAGTAGAGTCACCAGCAAAAGCTAAAACTATCGAAAAATTTCTTGGAAAAGATTTTCAAGTAGAGTCGAGTTATGGGCACATTGCAGATTTACCATCA contains the following coding sequences:
- a CDS encoding sigma-54-dependent Fis family transcriptional regulator, translating into MENLQALKQRFGIIGNDVQLNRALEKALRVAPTDISVLVTGESGVGKESVPKIIHSLSHRKHAKYIAVNCGAIPEGTIDSELFGHEKGAFTGATQDRKGYFEVADGGTIFLDEVGELPLTTQVRLLRVLENGEFIKVGSSKVLKTNVRIVAATNVNMQSAIEKEKFREDLYYRLSTVEINLPPLRERNEDIHLLFRKFAADFAQKYRMPSIRLDESAVNVLLNYRFPGNIRQLKNLAEQISVIEEERSISGQKLQQYLPNNSGNLPAIVGGKKENDFSTERDIMYKILFDMRNDINDLKKLTLDLMKNGNVEEVQEENHRLLEKIYNNKDLEELDIEVLNVPQNTPSEKDYDFIETIEEDESLSLQDKEIEMIKKSLEKNNNKRKLAAKELGISERTLYRKIKQYDL
- the miaB gene encoding tRNA (N6-isopentenyl adenosine(37)-C2)-methylthiotransferase MiaB, which gives rise to MQQVEKIIDEKIQGKALVTENKKENTKKLFIESYGCQMNMNDSEIVAAILDKEGYNTTQILEEADLVLVNTCSIREKAETTVRRRLQKYNAVKQVNKKMKVGVLGCMAERLKEKFLEEEKIVDLVVGPDAYKDLPNLLEEVYEGRDAVNVILSKEETYGDISPVRLNSNGVSAFVSITRGCDNMCTFCVVPFTRGRERSRDPKSILEEIQQMVDKNYKEITLLGQNVDSFLWYGGGLKKDFKKASEMAQATAVDFAQLLDMCATQFPKTRFRFSTSNPQDMSLDVIHVMAKHRNICKYIHLPVQSGSNAMLKAMNRQHTREEYMELVDNIFKIVPEMALSQDMIVGFCGETEQDHQDTLDLMEYVKYDFGFMFAYSERPGTLAGKKMEDDVPEAVKKRRLTEVIDLQQKHALYRTQQHLGKVEEVLIEGTSKKNPNEWKGRNTQNTVIVFPKEHYKLGDFVNVKVEDCTSATLKGTAVGYSDNN
- a CDS encoding LptE family protein; translated protein: MKKFILSAFIVITFIGCGPYSFTGGNTGDAKTIQIDFFPNQAPLVEPVLTQRFTNDLQDLFTRQTNLTLTNSNGDLYFSGEITGYRITPMSGTSNQTAAQNRLTVSVNVRFVNKLEEKDDFEKTFSFYSDFDANAQLSGSVLETALDEILERIIQDIFNASVAKW
- the groES gene encoding co-chaperone GroES encodes the protein MGLNIKPLADRVLVEPAPAETKTASGLIIPDNAKEKPQKGTVVAVGNGKVDEPLTVKVGDTVLYGKYGGTDLKLEGKDYLMMRESDILAII
- the groL gene encoding chaperonin GroEL (60 kDa chaperone family; promotes refolding of misfolded polypeptides especially under stressful conditions; forms two stacked rings of heptamers to form a barrel-shaped 14mer; ends can be capped by GroES; misfolded proteins enter the barrel where they are refolded when GroES binds), translated to MAKDIKFDIEARDGLKRGVDALANAVKVTLGPKGRNVIISKAFGAPTVTKDGVSVAKEVELENELENMGAQMVKEVASKTNDLAGDGTTTATVLAQAIVKEGLKNVAAGANPMDLKRGIDKAVEAIVSDLEKQTQKVGNSSDKIQQVASISANNDSVIGDLIAKAFDKVGKEGVITVEEAKGTDTYVDVVEGMQFDRGYLSPYFVTDADKMIADLENPYVLLFDKKISNLQEILPILEPVSQSGRPLLIIAEDVDGQALATLVVNKLRGGLKIAAVKAPGFGDRRKAMLEDIAILTGGTVISEERGFSLENATLDLLGTAEGITIDKDNTTIVNGSGDAEAIKARVNQIKAQIETTTSDYDKEKLQERLAKLAGGVAVLYVGAASEVEMKEKKDRVDDALHATRAAVEEGIVAGGGVALVRAKKVLEALTTDNLDETTGVQIVNKAIEAPLRTIVENAGGEGSVVINKVLEGKKDFGYDAKTETYVDMLEAGIIDPKKVTRVALENAASVAGMILTTECALVDIKEDAPAGGGMPPMGGGMPGMM
- the secG gene encoding preprotein translocase subunit SecG, producing the protein MSYTAFIILILIVAVALVLIVMVQNPKGGGLSSSFGGGGAQSLGGVQNTNNFLDRTTWTLAIAMFALILLSNVAIPRGGENDVNLNNTLDGVETTAPVENTLPSSNDSIN